In the genome of Verrucomicrobiota bacterium, the window TCAAATCGCCGCGAATGCGATTCGTGTCCTCGGCAACCAGCTTTCCGGCCGTCCCTGGGTGGTCTATACAAGCGATCTGCGTCTCAAGGTGGAAGCAAGCGGCCTGCTGACGTATCCGGACTTCTCGGTGATCTGTGGTCCGTTGCAGTTTGCGGAAGGCACGGACGACACGGTCGTGAATCCGACGCTCGTCGGCGAGGTGTTGTCCGATTCCACGGAGGCCTATGACCGGGGCAAAAAGTTCGAGAACTACCGGCAGATGCCGTCGCTGTTGGAATATCTGCTGATCAGCCAGAAAGAACCGCGCATCGAGCAATTCTCACGTCAGAAGGACGGAAGCTGGATCTTGCGCGATGCGGTTGGCTTGGAAGCC includes:
- a CDS encoding Uma2 family endonuclease, whose translation is MGVPEPIHRLTEAEYFERERLADYKSEFFDGEIFAMSGGTPPHSQIAANAIRVLGNQLSGRPWVVYTSDLRLKVEASGLLTYPDFSVICGPLQFAEGTDDTVVNPTLVGEVLSDSTEAYDRGKKFENYRQMPSLLEYLLISQKEPRIEQFSRQKDGSWILRDAVGLEATIHLPSLEVTLALGDVFAGVKFAPGSFRPPTTART